Genomic DNA from Paenibacillus sp. MBLB1832:
GCCCTAACATCGTCGCAACGAGCGCAATGAAGCCTCGCCCAGCGGTCATCCCTTCTGTGAACATGGTCACTTGACCAAGCGATAGCTGCGCGCCAGCCAGCCCGCAGAGCAATCCGCAGATCAGAACAGCTAGATATTGCATCCGATTGACCTTAATGCCTAAACTTTTACTGGCAACCGGATTTTCCCCTACCGCCAGCAGTCGGAAACCTAACACGGTTCTGAAAATAAAGTAGTGAAGCACGAATACAAGGAGAAAAGCTAGATAAACCAGGGGTGAATGTCCTGAAACGATACCGCCGAGAACAGGAATATCTTGAATGAGAGGGATATCCCATTTCGGCAAGCCAATCATATTTTTATCATAGAATGCACCTTTGACATGGAAAATCGCTCGCAAACAAAATGCCGTTAAGCCTAACGCCAGAAAGTTGAAGGAGATCCCGACGACAATGACATTGGCTTGCAAATGAATACTGATAAAGGCGAAAATGAGTGAAAACAGCATCGTAATCGCGATGGCGATCAGCACGGCTACGAACACATTGCCTGTATAGTAATTTCCAACAATCGCGGAAAAAGAACCAACCAGTACAAAGCCCTCCAAGCCCACGTTGAACAAGCCTACTCGGGAACAGATCGCTCCACCTAGCGCAGCTAGTAAGATCGGGGCAACCATCCGAAACATCGAGTTAAATAAAGCTACATCAAGAAGTTGCTGCATCGTCTTTTCCTCCTTTCCGGCGCTTCCAGAACGTATAACTAAACTTCGCTGTCACGAACAAAATCAACAAGGATTGAATGACACTGGAAATTTCGAGTGGGATGCTCGTATTTCGCTCGACCCCCATGCCGCCCGTTTGCAACGCTGCAAGTAAAATCGAGGCAATTGCTGTACCCAGCGGATGAGCGCCAGATAGGAGTGTCGCCATAATACCTGACCAAGCGTAGCCTGGGTTCGTGATCATCCCATCTGTATAGCGATATTGCATACCCAGCACTTCAACTACGCCGGCAAGTCCTGCAAATCCCCCACTGACGAACATGCTCGTCAGCATGACTTTCCCTCTGTTCACACCGCCATAAGCGGCGAACAGCGGATTGTAGCCCAACATGCGAATTTCGTAGCCTGCAGCCGTATATTTGATAAATAAAAACAGGAGAACCGCAAGCACGATCGCGATGATAAATCCAGCATGGATGCTCATACCTTGGAATAGCTTTGGCAGCCAAACGCCTTTTTCAATCATCATCGTTTGAGCGAGCGCAGCCGAACCTGATTTATCCTTGAGCGGATATGCCACTAGATAACCCGCGAATAATGCTGCTATGTAATTCAACAGGAGCGTCGTAATGATTAAATTCATCCGAAATTTCGCATCCAACCAGCCGGCAAAAGCCGACCAACTACCCCCAGCAAGAATTCCGCCCAGTATCGCTGCAACCAATTTAAACATCGCAGGACCAGGCACATATAACGCCACAATTGCACTGGACAAGGCACCTAGAATCATTTGACCCTCGGATCCCATATTGAAAAATCCTGCACGAAAGGCGATGGAAACGCCTAAACCGACCAAAATGAGCGGCGTCGCCCGCGTTAACGTATTCGTCAGGAAGTACGTATTGCCGAAGGCGCCTTTCCACATCTGCGCATACGTATCCATCACGTTGCCGCCAATAAGTGAAATGGCAATCGCACCGCCGATGAGTCCGATGAGAACGGCAAGCAGCGGATGGAGCCAAGCGCTTAGTGGGAAACGATTTTTAAGCATGTGATTCTCCCCCCGCCATCCATAAACTAATTTGTTCTTCCGTTGCGTGCTCCGCTGCAATTTCACCAGCAATTCGTCCTTCGTACATCACCACAATGCGGTCGGATAGCTTCAGTATTTCCGTTAATTCAGAAGATACGAGCAAAATGGCACCTTGCTGATCGCGTTTGCGCAGCAATTCATCGTGAATGAGTTCCATGGCGCCGATATCTACACCGCGTGTCGGTTCAGCCGCAATAAGAAGCGGTTTCTGTTGCGCGAGTTCCCGAGCTACGATCAGTTTCTGTAAATTTCCGCCTGACAAATACTTCACTTTAGCGTCCTGCGATCCTGCTTTAATTTGAAACTGACGAATAAAACCGCTCACCATCTCACGAAGTTGGCCGCCTTGCAGAATACCACGACGACTTCGCGTTTTGTGATGGCCCATCATGCCATTCTCCAATACAGTCCCTTCCTTCGCTGCGCCCCACTGATATCGATCCTCTGGCACATGAGAGAGGCCAATCTCCCTGATTTCACGAACCGATTTGCCGTTGACGGGGTTCCCCAACAACCGAATCTCTCCTGCATCAATGCGTTGAAGTCCTGAAATCGCTTGAATCAGCTCCGACTGCCCATTACCAGAAATCCCTGCGATTCCGACGATTTCACCTGCATGCACACGCAGATTTACCTTGTTTAGAACAGGCTTACCTTTCTCACCAAGGATCGTGATGTCCGTCACTTGCAAGACAGTTTCTCCCACTGATACAGGTTTCTTGTTCATCGGCAGGAGATCTCGTCCTACCATTCGCTTTGAAAGCTCCTCAACGTTCGTTGACTTCGCTTCTAGAACACCGGTGACTTGTCCATCACGAAGAACCGTAATACGGTCTGCAATTTCCATCACTTCATGCAGCTTGTGCGTGATGATAATGAAGCTCTTGCCTTGATCGGACAAGCTGCGCATGATCACCAGAAGTTCCTTCGCTTCCAGCGGCGTCAAGACCCCCGTAGGCTCATCCAGAATAATAATGTCTGCACCTTGATACAAGACCTTCAAGATTTCCACGCGTTGCTGCAATCCCACTGGCATATCTGCAACCTTCTTCTGCGGATCGATCGGTAACCGAAACTTCGCGCAGAGCGCCTCTACTTGTTTAACCGCTTCTGCGCGGTCAAATGCCAGGCCAGACTTCGGTTCATTACCGATCACGATATTTTCCGCCACGGTGAATGATGGGAATAGCATGAAATGTTGATGAACCATGCCAATGCGATGACGAATAGCCTCCGTCGGATTCGAGAACACGACAGGTGTGCCATTCAGCAGGATGCTGCCTTCCGTTGGCTGCTCCATGCCGTACAAGATTCGCATCAGCGTTGTTTTACCAGCGCCATTTTCCCCAACAAGTGCATGAATCTCACCTTGCCGCAACGAGAAATCAACGTTGGCATTCGCTGTTAAATTGCCATATGTTTTCGTAATTTGACGCATCTGAAGCAGCATAACGGTTAATCGCTCCTCTATCTAGACATGCGGAAACTGTTTACGTCACCGTAAACAGTCTCCAGGGTCAACATGATATGATGGTGTTTCTTTTTCTTATTTAACCGGATTCTCAACTTTGATTTTACCAGATACGATATCTTCACGAATCGCTTTTACTTTCGTAACAATATCTTGTCCAATGAACGGACTTAATGCGGATTTGCTGTCTTTCGTTACGAATGTTAGACCTACGCCGTCTTCTTTCAAGCCATAGTCAACAGCACCAAATTTAAACGAACCCGTAACGAAATCCTTTACCGTTTGGTAAGCAACTGCATCTGTTCCTTTCAATTGAGAAAGGACGATATGCTGTGGATCTGTCACGGTACGGTCGATATCTTGACCTGATGTAAAGAAGCCTTTCTCTTTCGCCGCTTCAAATACACCCAAATCGCCCACGGCAGAAGCACCCGCAATGAAATCCGCGCCTTGCGCGAATTGTGTCAACGCTAATTCTTTCGCTTTCGCAGGATCCGTGAAGCTTCCTACGTAGTTAACGATCAATTTCGCGTTTGGATTCGTTGATTTTAACCCTTCTTGGAAACCAACTGTGTACTTTTTGATCAATGGAATATCAACTGCCGCGACCATACCCACGATATTTTTCTTCGTTGCCAAACCGGCTGCCGCCCCTAGCAAGTAGGATGCTTCATGCTCGCGGAATACGACGCTGCGAACGTTTGGAAGATCCACAACTGTGTCAATAATCGCGAAGGATTTTTTCGGATTCTCTGCTGCCACTTTTTTTAACGCATCTTCGGATTCGAAGGAGCTTGTAATGATCAAATCATAATTATCAGCAACGGCTGCGCGCAAGTTTTGTTCAATCGCACTTGCATCCGTAGATTCTACTGTTTTTACGTTAACGCCAAATTCTTTAGCCGCACGTTTCACACCTTCATCTTCTTGCGCGAAAAATGGGTTCAAACCGATTTTCTCTGGGGTAATAAGAATGATCTTCTTGTCTGATTTCGCTGCAGCTGCCTTCGTTGCCTCAGCACTTGGGCTTGCTGTGTCTGTCTTTGCTGTTGCACATCCTGTTAGTAGTACCGAAACGGCAAAAATGGAAATTAACGCTTTTTTCATTGGTGTGATTCTCTCCCCTGTTGTTTATATATACTTCGTTCGAATTTCCGAAAAGTCGATGAATATTTGAACGAATGTCAATTATTATACTATATTGTCGAATGAGTATCCATAAAAAAATGAGAAAACCCCTCTCCATTTGAGGAGAAGGGCACACTTTCGCCTATTTTTACATGCAGCCAGCTGCTGCACGGTACGGTCACTTGCGGCTCTGGCAACGGTACGCCACAGAAAATAATAACGGTTTATAGGTGAAATAGATTGTATCTACATTCATATTGGGAAACTCCTTTCGTAAGCGTTGTTGCCGGACCCTATTACCCTTTCTTCTATTGACAATTAAGCAGACGATTTTGTGACACCTATTCGGATTTACCCACCAAACAAAGTGTCTAAAACACTGCCTAATTTCCCAGTTTTGTGACCTCGCAGCACGTCAGGATCAAAAACTTCAACAAACCCGCATTGCCTGCATGAAACAAAAAGATAATGATGATGCTGAATATCGAAAAGTTTGCTGAATCCCGTGCCAGTCATAGCTACTTCATTGACGTTGCACTCTGTATGCTTACACTTTGAGCAGGAGAAACGCTGTGAGATGATTTCTTCTAAGCTTAAATTATTAAGCTCTTCTTCTTCCCAAGTATCGGTTTCTTGCTTATTCAACTCATCGAAAGAATCAACTTCATCTTCCTTCTCTGATACGTTCAAATGATGATGATACACCTCTTGCTTGCAACTCGGACAAACATCGTTCACTAGTTCCATCTGATCCTGACACCATGGACATTCAACCATCGTGGTCCTCCCTTCGTCTAGGCCCGAATATTCTCTTCCATACATTACCATCCTCCGCTTCTCTATAGCAACTGATCGTTTGCAATATCGTGGGATAAGGCATTTCATATCAGTGAACTTGTCCCCTGATACGTGACATGAGACAATAGAAATAAGTACATGAAACATGGAGGCGATTCACGATGTCTGAACAATCTACAACCATGGAAATTGGGATTAGCACCTTTCTAGAAACTACACCGGATTTACAAACAGGAGCCATCATGAGTCATGCCGAGCGTTTGCGAAACGCTGTTGAAGAAATTGTGCTAGCCGATCAGGTCGGATTAGATGTATACGGTATCGGTGAGCATCATCGTGCGGATTATGCAGGCACATCACCTGCCGTTGTGTTAGCTGCTGCGGCTTCCGTTACGAAGCGCATTCGACTTACCAGTGCAGTAACCGTGCTTTCTTCGGATGATCCTGTTCGGGTGTATCAAGCTTTCTCCACGTTGGATGGATTATCAAATGGTCGAGCCGAAATTATGGCAGGACGCGGATCGTTCATTGAATCCTTTCCATTATTCGGATACAGTTTGGATGATTACAACGAGTTATTTGAGGAAAAATTGGACCTTTTACTGAAAATCCGTGAGTCCGAAAAAGTCTCCTGGCAAGGCAATTTCCGACCGGACATTCCCAATCTTGGCGTGTATCCAAGATCTGTTCAGAGTCCGCTGCCCGTATGGATTGCCAGCGGAGGTAATTCAGAATCCGCCATACGCGCCGGATTGCTCGGCCTTCCAATCGCCTTCGCCATCATAGGCGGAATGCCGGAAAGCTTTGCACCGCTTGTTGCCCTATATAAAGAAGCCGCGCGTCAGGCTGGACACAATCCCGACACGCTGCAAATCGCGACGCATTCGCATGGTTTCATCAGCGACACATCGGATCGTGCCGCTGAACTGTTCTTCGCGCCTACGCAAGCGCAGATGAATGTCATCGGCCGGGAGCGCGGCTGGAGCCAGCCTTATTCCCGCGCGACGTTCGATGCAGCTCGCAGCATGCGCGGCGCGCTCTATGTCGGCGACTCCGAATACGTAGCAGAGAAGATCCTCCTTCTACGCAAAAACTTAGGTGTGACGCGGTTCTTTCTTCACCTCAATGTAGGGACGATGCCGCATCGTGAAATGCTGCATGCGATCGAGCTGCTCGGCACGAAAGTCGCGCCGATTGTGCGTAAGGAGCTAGCGAAAGGCTAGTACTTGGGACGCAGCGGGTTAATCGACTTTTTCGACTAACTCACTCAAACAAAAACCTAGCCCGCGGCACCACACCGCTGACTAGGTTTTTCCATCTAGATATATTGTTCCACTCTGAGACATCACTATAACGCTTTCCTTGTCATCCCTATCCAACAAAGTGCATCAAAATTTGATTAAAGCGGTCGCGCTCCTCCCAGAATCCGCCATGTCCGCTGTAGTGAAAAGGAACAAGCCGAGAATGCGGTATTTGCTTATTCATCTCAAGCGCTTGCTGATACGGAATAACATGGTCATGAATGCCATGCACAATGAGCGTTGGAGCTTCAATACGGCTTAAATCGGCAGATACGTTCTCATCCCGAAGCATACGAATGACGGCGGCCGTTGACCAGCTGGCAGCCTCAAGTCCCATCTGGACAAACCAATCCGAGAATCTCGGCGTAATGTACTGGAAGAAGAATTGGTCCGTCACATTTTGCAGCATCGCAGGGCGATCATTCGCATTTTCATACAGGAACTTTCTTGCAGTTTCAGGTGTAAAGCCGATTGGTGCTGCCGCATCGATTAACACAAGCTTCTCAACCCCATGACCGTGGTATTTAGACATGTAACGAATCGCTATAGCGCCGCCGGTCGAATGTCCTGCTAGTGTAATACCGTCAAGCTTCAAGGTTTGGATGACCGAGTATAAATCATCTGCTAAGCGATCATAGTTGTACCCGTCATATGGTTTATCGGATTGTCCGAACCCTCGCCAGTCCAACCCGATACAGCGGTATCCCTGTGCAGGCAGCACATTGAATTGATACTCAAATTGGGAATGGGAAAGCGGCCATCCGTGAATAAACAGGATGGTTCGTTTTCCTTTTGGATTTACATCTTCAACAAACAATTTCACGCCCTCTTCGACCTGAACATAATACCCCATGGTTGACGCCTCCGAAAAGAAATTCACATCTATCCGATAGGGTATTCAGCTAGGCGAATATCGGTGCGCGGGCAGGTTAGCGTATCCATTACTCTGGTTTTTGGTGATTCGTGTACACACCGACGACAGAAAGAATCGCAGCTACACCATTTGCAACCGCATTCACAGTCTCATCTGTAAGCAGAGTAACGCCGAATGCATCCAGAATCAATTTTGCTGCTCCTAATAATCCTAATGCTAATGTGTAATAGTTCGTTTTCAAAAGTCTCACCACCTTTCTGCTGCAGATACTACAGTGTATGTGAGACTAGCTACTCTCGACCTGACGAATGGCAGCCATCCAAACGCACAAAAAAATGCTGCACCCCACTGGGGTACAGCATAAACCATTTTACACGTCTTATTTACTCGCTTCTGCGATCACTTTATAGACCGATGACACATACGTGACTGCCTTCGCTTCCGTTATGACTTGCGGATACATCATATCCGGTTCTGGATTGCGTAAAGAATAGCGGACAACCGCTTGCCCATCCTCTTGAAATTGAATACTGTCAATGACGAGCCCGTAGCCCCCATTCGGCTTCATGCCGCGCGAAAGCGTCACTTTGTTCACGTCTTCATTCACTTTCTCAATGGAAACACTAACTACTTCTTCTTGGGGTACCTGCCTATGTTTTTCCAGCACTTGAATGGCGTTATAGAGCCAAGTCGCGGCTTCTCCTCGTGTAAGTTCGCCCTTTGGATTGAATTTACCGTCTCCATCCAGAGCGGTAATTTTGTACAGCAGCAAGCGCTGAATCGTACCTTGATCGTCTACCGTCAATTGATCTTCATCCTTGATGGGGATATACATTTTGACAAGCGGGAACTGCCCTTTTGTCTCCAATGCTTGAACTAACAGATGGCCAAACTGTTCACGCGTGATCGTTGCGTTCGGATTCACATCCTTCGGGATGTCAAGGTTGTGATAGTGTGCAATGATGAAAGCATCTGCATACCAGGCATCATTCGGGATATTCGTATAGCTATCTGAGGCTAACGGCTGTTTGATGAAACGAATGTGATCCAAATTCAAATTCAAGCCTTTGACGATCATTTGCACACTCTGAGCATAACTAATTTTACCTTTTGGCACAAAATGCTCAGAATCAAATCCGCTGACGATCCCCCGTTCTTTCAACGTTAGAATCGCATGGGCCTGTCCTTCTTCAAGGTCAGTAAATGCATACGCAGATCCTAAAGTTAAAGAGCTGCATAACAAGACTGAAAGCGCGACAGCTGTTAGTTTTTTCATAAGAAAACTCCTCTCTTTCGTCCAAGGATAATTAGAAATGGTAAGTTGGACCATTTGCCTTGATTACCCTTCAAACGTGAAGACCGGCCGAAATGTTGCAATACGTGAACATCTTTTATAAGGACTGAAGGAGTTGCAGTAATGCCTGGGCATCTTCGTGCTCTGGGGATTGCACAAGGGTAGACTGTGCGAAACGCATCGCTTGTTCATCTTCGCCTACTTCGTAATAACAGACCGCCATTTCGTAAAGTACACTCACATCTTGACCCAACTTTGGCTGCGTCCGCTCATAGTAGGGCAAGGCTTCCTTATACATCTCCATCTGGTATAACAATACCCCACACGCCAAGGCAACATCCGTGTTTCCATCCATAGGATAATAATGTACCCACATCCGTTCAACTCCTTGCATAAGTGCCATCCATTCATGTTCTTTACCATCAGGAATTAACTCAATGAGACGCTTTGTACACGGAAGCAGAAATTGTGTATCATAGCCGCTTAATCGCCACATCGCAAGAATCTGAGGCATCGTCATGGATGTGATCTGTGTATCCAACACTTCTTTTAGACTAAAAAAATCGTCTGGGCCGTACTGATTGACATACTTCTGGTAAGCCAGCTGGGTCAACCCATAGCTTTCAGGCTCCGGAGTTGCGAGCAAGACTCCCACGTTCAGATAGGTGTAGGGATGTTGAGTAAATAAAGATTGGGCACCGCGAGACTCAAAGACCGATCGAAGGGCATGATAATTCGCCGTTAGCGAGAAGCTGCCATGATGAATGAGCTTAGGAGGTTCATTGAACTCCCAGCTTTCCAAGCGATGATCCCCTTTATCTGCGGTCAAGAGTACGAAGCCAGCTTTCGATAAAGCCTGCAAGCGAGTCAAGCAAGTTAATCCCACTTCAGGCAGCAAAATATGTGAATCCGTCATATGCTCGCGATACTCGTCCAATAGTTGACGGTACGGATACGCTTCATTGTTATAAATATCATTTTTTACATACTCGTAACTCCCTACGACTTCTTTTAACTGATCAGATACACTTAATTGGCCAGCATCCGCTGGAAATTGCAAGGAAATTCGACAGTCGTATACTTGCCCATCTTCGACGTAAATCAATTCTTGCGGAATGCTATCGAAAAAATAATTCGCAAGCAGAACGAGCGGCTGTCTCAGCGAACCTTCGCGAATTCGCCCTCCTGCATGCTGCAAGACGATCATGTGATCCTGAACCGCATCGAAGACGGCAAAATCTAATATCCCCCGCTCCACAAAAGGCGCGAAGGCGACATGTTGCTGCCAGAAGGCAACATTTTTCGCTGCCAAATCGCTCATCACATACAAATAAGGCGGCAATGGAATCCCCGCAGTGTCGGTAAGCTTCGTTAATTCCTGTAGCACATAAAAGGCAAACTGACCAGAACCCGCTCCCAACTCAAGAATAACGACGCGTTCTTTGACAAAACCATGTCTAGCTCGATCTTGCAGAAAACCGAATACCATCTCTGCATAGGCGGTCGCCATTACCCGATTGCTCGTAATATACTGAGGAACATCCCCGCTTTGCCAAGCGGCTTCTCCCGACTCTTCATAATATGTGCGCTGCAGATCCCAAATGGGCGCCTCACTAAATCGATATGTACGCTGCACTGCGTCTGACATCCAACTACCTACTTCCTTTCCGAACACATTTCCAAGGGTGCTCCCCTCTATGTCGAGCCGCACGCGATTAGGAGGAACAGGCTGGAGTTTCCGAAGTAGGATTAGCTCGCAGCCAGTTTAAGATATCGTCTAAGGTTCGAACAGGTACGATTCGCAATTGTGGGGCACCTTTTCTCGCATCAGCCTCATTCTCTACAGGGACGAAGAAGACATCCGCATTCGTGCGGCTTACCGTGTACGCTTTCTGAACTAACCCGCCAACAGGTCCAACGGAACCATCTGGTTCAATTGTACCCGTCCCTGCCACATGATGCCCATAAGTCACGCCGCACGGCGTCAGTTGATCAATGAGCGTGAGGGCCAGCATTGCGCCATGCGAGGGGCCGCCTTCATGCAGCAAATAATTGTGATACGATACCCCATCAGGTATATCATAATGCAGCTCATTGGCAATCATAATACCGATTGAGGCGCGGGATGGATCATCCGTACTTGCTCGTGTTGTGACTTTGACTTGCATCGACTTTTGGTTGCGAAGCAGTGTCAAAGTAATCGATTCCCCTGGTTTTATCGCCTTCATTTGCTCGCTAAGCTCGCTAACCATCGTCAGCGGATGCCCATTGAAAGCAGTTAACACATCACTGGGCTGCAGAACCTCTGCCGCCTGCGTTCCTTGCAAGATCGCCGTAATTCTAACGCCTTCTGACGTAATTCCTTTGCCTAAACCGACCTTGTGGAAGGCGATCGCACTGCCTGCGGCATTCGCATCTTCCTTCATGGCACGCACTTCCAGGTTATATTCGCCTAGAGACATGCCTAGATTTTGAATTTCAAAGTCATAATCTTTGAATAGCTTCGCATAGATCCAATCGATTGGAAACGCGGGGCGCTCGAAGATGAGCACACCCGAGATATCGCCATGCGTAGAACCGCCCTCTGCTTGCACATAACGATTCATATTGAGCGTTAGTCCAGGGTATGTCGCTAAGTAGGAAGTTGGCCAAAGCATCACAGCTAACAGACCTGCCATCACTACGCCTACGAGCAGACTATGTAACGGTACTTTGCGCCGCCTACGTTCGATGATAACCATATCTACAAGCACGAGGATGAAGCTCAAGATGAAACTTGTCGCTGAGTATTCCAATTTCTTAGGTATTCCTATTACAAACATGGCCGTAAGCAAACAAATAATGCTTTGCATACCCAAATACAGCTTCATTACAAGTGATTGCGAAGAAATCAGGCGATGAGTTGCCACAATCATCCATAACAAGGGAACGCAAGCCAACCCATAAATCAACCAATCAATCAGATCAATCCAATATACGTGAGCTCCCCATCTGAGTGGATCTGGCAGCCAGACCAGCTCGCCAATCACAACGAAAATCAGAAGGAGTCCCATGCCCCACACGTACAATCTTTGAGAGCGTGCCATCACACACTTCCTTCTCACAGCCATTGTGCTATGTTTCTTACGCTTCGTTCAGCACCTTCACAACTTCGTCATAAGGCAGCTTACCACCGAAAATATCCAATGCACTTCCCACGGTAATATCTAATCTTCCTTGGGACAACTCTCGGAATAACGCCAGATCCTCAAACGATCTTGCACCGCCAGCATACGTGGCTGGTATTGTCACCCACTGCGCTAACGAGGAGACTAGGCTTTGCTGAATCCCGCTCTGTTTCCCTTCTACATCAACCGCATGAATAAGAAACTCATCACAATATTGCTCAAGATAACGGATCGTTGTTTCGTTCAGTTCCACATCACTTAACAGTTTCCATTGATTAGTAGCGACATACCACTTGCCGTCCTTCTCTTTGCAGCTCAGATCAATGACCAATTTCGATTTGCCAATTGCAGCAACTATTCGTTCTAGATTGTCTAGATTCAACTGTCCGTCTTTGAAAATATAGGAGGTCACAATTACATGGGATGCCCCATGCGCCAGGTACTCCGCTGCATTCTCTGCGTGAATGCCCCCTCCAATTTGCAGCCCGCCTGGGTACGTTTGCAGCGCTCGAACCGCCTCTTCCTGATTACCGCCACCCAGCATAATCACATGTCCGCCAGTTAACCCATCACGCTTAAACATCTCCGCATAGTAGGTAGAATCATATGAAGACACGAAATTCTCTACAACCGGCTGACCCGCTTCCCCCAGTGTTTCACCAACAATTTGCTTCACTTTCCCATGATGTAAATCGATGCAAGGTCTAAATTTCATGAATGCTTTTCCCCTTCAACTCATGCAATTTGGTATGATTTTCCGCCTGTTATTACATAAAAAGCCCTCTAAAGGAGGGCTCCCTACATTTATTGCTTCAAAAATCCTTCTTCAGCCAAATATTCCTGTACTTCTTCATACGTCTCGAACGCGCAATCGAGATTCTCACCTGCATAGATGTACCATAGATCTTCCACGAAGGTTACGCTCAGCTGATTACCGACCTCATCTTCCCATAATTCCTCGGGTTGATCCTCAATCGCATCTGCCACGTGTACCCTGTCTTCCGCGACTGGCGCCTTCGGTTTGTCACTACGCGTTAACGACTGAATCGATTTCGCAATGATGTCTCGGAGCGCTTCCTCCGAGTAATCGCGAATGTTGATCAATCCTTTGGCATCTGCCTTATAACCTGGTATGTACTCCGCGTAGACGAATCCATTTCCGTTCGGATGTAGATGGTAGAGAACTGTCGTCTTCTCATAGTCACTTTCCACATAGTGAAAATTCACCCGGCCTAAGGATACATCCTTCCGCTGCAGCTCCGAAAAGGAGGCGGCGATTCGTATTTTCTCATCA
This window encodes:
- a CDS encoding zinc ribbon domain-containing protein; this translates as MELVNDVCPSCKQEVYHHHLNVSEKEDEVDSFDELNKQETDTWEEEELNNLSLEEIISQRFSCSKCKHTECNVNEVAMTGTGFSKLFDIQHHHYLFVSCRQCGFVEVFDPDVLRGHKTGKLGSVLDTLFGG
- a CDS encoding alpha/beta fold hydrolase; this encodes MGYYVQVEEGVKLFVEDVNPKGKRTILFIHGWPLSHSQFEYQFNVLPAQGYRCIGLDWRGFGQSDKPYDGYNYDRLADDLYSVIQTLKLDGITLAGHSTGGAIAIRYMSKYHGHGVEKLVLIDAAAPIGFTPETARKFLYENANDRPAMLQNVTDQFFFQYITPRFSDWFVQMGLEAASWSTAAVIRMLRDENVSADLSRIEAPTLIVHGIHDHVIPYQQALEMNKQIPHSRLVPFHYSGHGGFWEERDRFNQILMHFVG
- a CDS encoding ABC transporter permease, which produces MQQLLDVALFNSMFRMVAPILLAALGGAICSRVGLFNVGLEGFVLVGSFSAIVGNYYTGNVFVAVLIAIAITMLFSLIFAFISIHLQANVIVVGISFNFLALGLTAFCLRAIFHVKGAFYDKNMIGLPKWDIPLIQDIPVLGGIVSGHSPLVYLAFLLVFVLHYFIFRTVLGFRLLAVGENPVASKSLGIKVNRMQYLAVLICGLLCGLAGAQLSLGQVTMFTEGMTAGRGFIALVATMLGQANPIGVMASSLLFGLMDAFSIRLQGFSLPTHFTQMLPYIVTLLAMLFFRRSNYLADAQKANGSSR
- a CDS encoding ABC transporter ATP-binding protein, whose protein sequence is MLLQMRQITKTYGNLTANANVDFSLRQGEIHALVGENGAGKTTLMRILYGMEQPTEGSILLNGTPVVFSNPTEAIRHRIGMVHQHFMLFPSFTVAENIVIGNEPKSGLAFDRAEAVKQVEALCAKFRLPIDPQKKVADMPVGLQQRVEILKVLYQGADIIILDEPTGVLTPLEAKELLVIMRSLSDQGKSFIIITHKLHEVMEIADRITVLRDGQVTGVLEAKSTNVEELSKRMVGRDLLPMNKKPVSVGETVLQVTDITILGEKGKPVLNKVNLRVHAGEIVGIAGISGNGQSELIQAISGLQRIDAGEIRLLGNPVNGKSVREIREIGLSHVPEDRYQWGAAKEGTVLENGMMGHHKTRSRRGILQGGQLREMVSGFIRQFQIKAGSQDAKVKYLSGGNLQKLIVARELAQQKPLLIAAEPTRGVDIGAMELIHDELLRKRDQQGAILLVSSELTEILKLSDRIVVMYEGRIAGEIAAEHATEEQISLWMAGGESHA
- a CDS encoding BMP family lipoprotein, with product MKKALISIFAVSVLLTGCATAKTDTASPSAEATKAAAAKSDKKIILITPEKIGLNPFFAQEDEGVKRAAKEFGVNVKTVESTDASAIEQNLRAAVADNYDLIITSSFESEDALKKVAAENPKKSFAIIDTVVDLPNVRSVVFREHEASYLLGAAAGLATKKNIVGMVAAVDIPLIKKYTVGFQEGLKSTNPNAKLIVNYVGSFTDPAKAKELALTQFAQGADFIAGASAVGDLGVFEAAKEKGFFTSGQDIDRTVTDPQHIVLSQLKGTDAVAYQTVKDFVTGSFKFGAVDYGLKEDGVGLTFVTKDSKSALSPFIGQDIVTKVKAIREDIVSGKIKVENPVK
- a CDS encoding ABC transporter permease, translating into MLKNRFPLSAWLHPLLAVLIGLIGGAIAISLIGGNVMDTYAQMWKGAFGNTYFLTNTLTRATPLILVGLGVSIAFRAGFFNMGSEGQMILGALSSAIVALYVPGPAMFKLVAAILGGILAGGSWSAFAGWLDAKFRMNLIITTLLLNYIAALFAGYLVAYPLKDKSGSAALAQTMMIEKGVWLPKLFQGMSIHAGFIIAIVLAVLLFLFIKYTAAGYEIRMLGYNPLFAAYGGVNRGKVMLTSMFVSGGFAGLAGVVEVLGMQYRYTDGMITNPGYAWSGIMATLLSGAHPLGTAIASILLAALQTGGMGVERNTSIPLEISSVIQSLLILFVTAKFSYTFWKRRKGGKDDAATS
- a CDS encoding LLM class flavin-dependent oxidoreductase, with amino-acid sequence MEIGISTFLETTPDLQTGAIMSHAERLRNAVEEIVLADQVGLDVYGIGEHHRADYAGTSPAVVLAAAASVTKRIRLTSAVTVLSSDDPVRVYQAFSTLDGLSNGRAEIMAGRGSFIESFPLFGYSLDDYNELFEEKLDLLLKIRESEKVSWQGNFRPDIPNLGVYPRSVQSPLPVWIASGGNSESAIRAGLLGLPIAFAIIGGMPESFAPLVALYKEAARQAGHNPDTLQIATHSHGFISDTSDRAAELFFAPTQAQMNVIGRERGWSQPYSRATFDAARSMRGALYVGDSEYVAEKILLLRKNLGVTRFFLHLNVGTMPHREMLHAIELLGTKVAPIVRKELAKG